The genomic DNA CCGGCGACCGGGCGGTGGGCGGCACCCAGGACCTCTACCGGAGCGTTCCCGTCCCGGTCCGTGAGCCCGCCGCGGACCCGGCACGGGTGCGGGTGGTCGAGGTCGGTCTCACCGACGGCGCCGCGGCGGTGCTCGTGGACACCGCGCCGGAGGACGTGCGGCGCGCCTATCTCACCTCCGCCCGGCCGGTGGCCACCGGCCTGCTGGCCGGCGGGCACCGGTCACCCGGTGGCGACTGCGCGGACTGCAAGCTCCGCGCCTCGTGCGGCACGCTCCCGAGGACGCCGGGGCTGCTGGGACTGCCCGACCGAGGGACCCACCGGCGTACCTGGTCGATCACGACGGCCCGGCAGTACCAGATCTGCCCGGCGCAGGCGCACATGCGCGACCTCCGGCTGCCCGCCGACGACTCCGAGAGCGCGGCGGTCCGGCGCGGGCTGGTCGTGCACCGGTGGCTGGAGATCACGCACGGCCGTCCCGGGGCGGGCCCGTGCACACCGGAGGGCCTCCCCGACCCCGAGACCGGCGACCTCGCGTGGGCCGGGCCGGCGGTGAGCCGGGACGACTACCGCCAGGCCTGGCCGTACCTGCTCCAGCACCTGCGCGTGTGCCCGCTGGCCGGCGGCGGGGTCACCCATGTCACGCCCGAACCCCGGGTGGCCGCCTACGACTCCGATGCCGACGTCCTGGTCGTCGCCAATCCCGACCTGATCCGCCGGGTGGACGGGCGCCTGGTCTACCGGGAGCAGAAGACCTCCGCGGTGCACCGCGGCATCACCGCCGAGAACGCCCTGGACCTGGTCCCGCAGCTCGCCCTGGCGGTCTGCCTGATCGCGGACGGCGCCTTCGGCGACACCGGCGGGCTGGTCGAACTGGAGCAGCTCACCCCCGTGTCGGGTGACGTGGTCACTTTCGACGCCGGAGATCCGGAGGTGCTCGCAACCGCTCGGGCCGTCGTGTCCGACCGCGCCCGCGCCTGGCACCGCGACGTCGCCTTCCGCCCGGCCCCCGGTCCGTGGTGCCGCGTCTGCCCGATGACGCGCTGGTGCCCGGACGCCGCCGACACCGGCGACGGCGCGACGCTCGTCCTGGACGGCCTGGTGATCGACCCCTCCACCGGTGAGATCCTGCGGGCCTCCGGCCGCGTCGGCAGCCGGGCCGAGGCGGTCGCTGAGGCGATCGCCGCCCCTTCACCGGAGGACGAGCCCGCTTTCTGAGCGGCGCGCGACACCGCGGGTGTTCACCCGCGCCGTCCCGGGCCGCTGCGGCGCGGCAGGTCGCCGGCACGCTCGACATGACGATCGGCGACCGTAAACCGCCGTCGCAGGGCAAAGATTCGGCCCCTGTGGTGCGCGGAATCGTCTCGACCGGGTAGTTCGTCACGAGACGATGTGATCGGTTTGACAGCGCGAGGAGGACATGTGAACGGCGATATCACCCAGAGCAGGGAATGGGCGGCCCTGGCCGCCAACCACGACGCCGTTGCTGGCAGGCACCTGCGGGAGTTGTTCGCCGAGGACCCCGGCCGCGCCGAGCGGATGTCGCTGACCGCCGGCGACCTCTTCCTCGACTACTCCAAGCACCGTGCCACCGCCGAGACCGTCGAACTGCTCGTGGCGCTGGCCGAGCGGGCCGGGCTGCGTGAGCGCATCGACGCGATGTTCGCCGGTGAGCACATCAACGTCAGTGAGGACCGCGCGGTGCTGCACGTCGCGCTGCGCATGCCGGCCGACGCCAAGCTCGTCGTCGACGGCCAGGACGTGGTCGGCGACGTGCACGCGGTGCTGGACAAGATGGGCGAGTTCTCCACCCGGGTGCGCTCAGGCGAGTGGAAGGGCCAGACCGGCCAGGCGATCAAGACGGTCGTCAACATCGGCATCGGCGGCTCCGACCTCGGGCCCGCGATGGCCTACGAGGCGCTGCGCGACTTCGCCGACGCGGGCGTCACCGCCCGGTTCGTCGCCAACATCGACCCCGCCGACATCATGGGCACGCTGAAGGACCTCGACCCGGCCACCACCCTGGTCATCGTCAGCTCCAAGACCTTCACCACGCTCGAGACGCTCACCAACGCCAAGGTCGCCCGCGCCTGGCTGGTCGACGCACTCGGCGAGGAGGCCGTCGCCAAGCACTTCGTCGCCGTCTCCACCAACGCCGAGAAGGTCGCCGAGTTCGGGATCGACACGGCCAACATGTTCGGCTTCTGGGACTGGGTCGGTGGCCGCTACTCCTATGACGGCGCCATCGGACTGTCCCTGATGATCGCCATCGGCCCGGAGCGGTTCCATGAGATGCTCGACGGCTTCCACACCGTCGACGAGCACTTCCGCACCGCGCCGTTCGCGGCGAACATGCCGGTGCTGATGGGGCTGCTCGGCATCTGGTACACCGACTTCTTCGACGCCCAGACCCGGGCCGTCCTGCCCTACAGCCAGCGGCTGCACCGCTTCCCGGCCTACCTGCAGCAGCTCGCCATGGAGTCCAACGGCAAGTCGGTGCGCGCCGACGGCAGCCCGGTGACCACCCAGACCGGCGAGATCTTCTGGGGTGAGCCGGGCACCAACGGCCAGCACGCCTTCTACCAGCTCCTGCACCAGGGCACCCGACTGGTGCCGGCCGACTTCCTCGGCTTCGCCGAGCCGCACGAGGACGTGGAGGGCATGCAGGACCTGCTCATCGCCAACCTGCTGGCGCAGACCTCGGCGCTGGCCTTCGGGAAGACCGCCGAGGAGATCGCGGCTGAGGGCACGCCGGAGAGCGTGGTGCCGCACAAGGTGATGCCCGGCAACCGGCCCACCTCCACGATCCTCGCGCCCCGGCTGACCCCCTCGTCGCTCGGTCAGCTGGTCGCGCTGTATGAGCACATCGTCTTCGTCGAGGGCACCATCTGGGGTGTCGACTCCTTCGACCAGTGGGGGGTGGAACTCGGCAAGAAGATGGCGATGGACCTGGCCCCCGCCCTCACCTCCGAGCGGCCGCCGGACTCCGCGCCCGACGAGTCGACCGCCGCGCTCGTGCGCAGGTATCGCGAGCTGCGCGGCAGGGCGGTCTAGCGGTCCACGGCGGGCGTGCCGGCGGTACGGGATCACCGGGACCGGCGCCCGAAAGGGCCTACTTCCCTCTCGGGCGGTTGTTCCACTTCGGCTTGCGGAACAGGTCGCGGCGTTCCAGGAGGTAGACGAGTTTCGAGGCCGCGGTCCTGACCGTCTCCTCGTGCCGGTGCCGCTTCTCGGGGACGACGGCGCTCCAGCGTTCGAGGAGACGGGCCATCTCGTCGGCGACCTCACCGATCACCCGGTAACGGGTGCTGAAGGCGTAGAGGTCGCCGTGCACCTCGTTGACCAGGTCGTCGTCGACCTGCCGGGTCAGCGGCCTGATCTTCTTGAGGATGTCGGCGTCCATGGCCGGAGTGACCGGGGCCCGGCGCGCGTCGCCCTCGGGGACCATGATGAGCGCCCGGATCCGGGTGACGGCCAGGGCCCGCTCGGGCTGCGGAGTCGAGGGGTGCTCCGCGAGGTCCAGCAGGCGGCGGAGGGTCTCCTGTGTCCTGTCGTCGAACATGGAGACCCGTCCCACCCCTCGCGCATGCCGTAAACGTGCGATCACATGCTATTCGACCAGGCGAGGCCCGTTCGCCATGACCGGCTCCCCTGCGGCGGGACGGGCCCCGGCCAGCGCGGTTCAGCCGGCTTACCGGACCGGGCGGGGCATGTCGCGCGACGGCCGGACCGGACGCGATCGGCGTTCCGGCCCGTACCCGTCACCGCACGCGGGCCTGGGATGCCAGCGTGCCCCCGGCAGCGGCCTCCCATCCGGCCACCACCCGCGGGTGGGCGCCCGTGGCGCGCGTCAGCGGCACCCTCACGGTCATGGTGCCGCTCCCGGAGACGGTGACGACCCGGCTGCCCGCCGTACCCCGGTCATCGCGCACGTGCAGGTGGGCCCGACCGGCGCCCTTGGCGTGCAGCGTCACCTTCACGACGTCCCGGTCGCCCGCGGCGGAGGTGACCGATCCGCGCTGGGACGCCTTCGCCGCGGGACCGCCCGCGAGCGGAAGGCGGAGGCGGACCGCCTGCTCCAGCGACTGCGGCGAGTCCAGGCTGGACAGGCCGGTGTCGGGGATCACCGGGTCGGGCGGAGTGGTCGGCCGTCCCGCCGGAGGCCGGTATCCCGGCAGCGTCGCGACTCCCCATCGGTACGGGTCGCCCTGCACCCCGCCCCACGTCGACCAGCCGATCCGGGTCTGGCCGGTCTTGTCCTGGGTGTCGGAGTCGTACACCAGGATGTTCATCCCGAGATGCTCGGGATCGACGGCACCCGGTAGGACCTCCATCGGGACGGCCAGCTCCACCGCGTACCCTCCGGGGAAGACCTTCGAGGCCACCCGCGTGCCCGGAGCGGTCTCCGCGCCAGGGCCCTGCCGGTTGTCGGCGTCCCGCTCGAAGCACGGCGCCCCCTCGGCCGTCACCGGCAGCACCGCGGCCTTGAACGTCGTGGAGGTGTTCTCCGACGTGCCGCGCGGGTCGAAGGTCACCTCGACGGAGTCGGTGCGCCAGTGCCGTTTGCAGTCCGACGCGGGCAGGCGGGTGCCGGCCACGTCGTCCTTCACCTGGACCAGCAGGAACAGCGTGTCGTCCTGCCAGGTGATCTTGGCCGTGCCCGAGCAGTCCGCCGCCGACAAGCACGCGGCGCCCTCCCACAGACGGGAGATGTCCAGGGACGGGCCGGTGTACTCGCCCGCGCCCTCGGCGCCGTCGACGGCCGGCGCCGACGCGGCCTGCGGAATGGACGTCGCCGGGACCAGTTCGAGCGCGGGCCTGCTCACGCTGGACCCGTCCGCGCTGGTGGTGGTGATGGTGTAGGTGTGGTCGCCGCCCTCGTTCGAGGTCTTCAGCGAGGCGTCGGAGTTGTCGACGGTGAACGGCACGGTCGTCGAGGCCCCGGCCGCCAGACCGCGGTAGTCCGACTCGGCACGGTCGGCGGTGAAGCCTGCGGGCAGGTCCAGGCGTACGGTTCCGGACTGGGTGGTGTCACTCACGTTGGTGACCACGACGTCCACCCGGCGGGAGCCGCCGGACGGGAGGGTGAGCACGGGCGGAACCAGGCCGCGCAGCTGCGGCACGTCGAGTTCCGCGGCCCATTTCTCGTACTGGCCGACCTGGGGAAGCAGCTGCTGCGTCCCTCGTACGGCCGGGCTGACCTCGACCTGCCTGTCGGTGTAGCCGCGGCCCCGTTCGGTGGTCAGCGTCGCCGCGACGCGTGCCCGGTCGCCCGGGACCGCGCTCCGCGGTGGCGTCACCGTGAACGTCGCCGATCCGGTCCGTCCCGGAGCCGGGCTGCCGAGCTCGCCGGCTCCGCTGACCTGCCAGCCCTCGGGGACGCGCAGGGCCGCAGCCGATCGGCCCAGCGGCTCGCGCGACGGTGCGGTCGCGGTGACCTCGACGGTGAACGGCGTCCCCGGGCGCACGTCGAACGTGCTGGGACGCAGGTCGAGCAGGGTGCCGAGCGGGACGGCGCCGGCTGCCCCGACCAGCGCGCCGTCGAGGATCGCCGTGGGCGCGGCGGCCGCGGCGGTGCCCGGCTCGGGGAACGGCACCCGCGAGTCCGCCTGGGTGAAGAAGTCGCAGCCGAGCTGGGCGGGGTCGGACGGCACGTCGGGGAAGACGGCCCAGCCCTGGGAGGCGTACGCGCGCTGCGCGTCGCGCTCGATGGCCCCCCAGGTTCTGCCCTGGCTCCGGGAAGCGCGCCCGCTCCACACGCCGTACACGTTCTGCGCCGGGTTGCCGGGGCGGAACGTCGAGGCACAGTCGGGGCCGTTCTGGGAGGCGCCGCGCGCTCCGCCGAGGAGCAGGCGGGCGGGCGCGAAGGGGCGCAGCCCTTCACGGGTGATCTGCTCGGGGAACGCCTTGGGGTCGGCCGCAGCGTAGAACGCCTGAACGGCCAGCCGCGCCGCCTGCTGGTGGTTTCCGTGGTTGCCCGGGGAGGGGGCCGGATCCATGGTCAGCAGGACCTCGGGCCGGGTCTGGCGGACGATCCGTACAACCTTTCCGAGGGTGTCACCTCCCCAGACCTGGTCGGTCAGCGGGGCGCTCACCGTGTAGTAGAAGTCGACGTCGTCGAGGTTGAACACGTCCCGCACGCCGGCCTTGGCGACAGCCGTACGCTCCTCGGCCTCCCGAAGCAGGCCGAGTGCCGGGCCTTCCTCCGGCCCGACGGCGTTGCCGCCTCCCTCGCCCCTGGTGACGGTGACGACGCCGGTGGTGACGTCGTGGTCCTCGTTCCACTGTCCGAGCGTCGACAGGCTGAAGGCCTCGTCGTCGGGATGGGCGCCGACGAACAGCACATCGAGATCGGCGGGAGCCTTCTCGGCCGACGCGGGAAGGGCGGTGGGCACGAGGGCGAGTACGGACGCCAGCAGCAGTGTCAAGGGTGTGCGCATGGAACCTCCGGGAGTTACTCGCGGACCGCCCCCTGGAGCAGTCCGCGGATGAAGTGACGCTGGAGGAACAGATAGAAGATCACAACCGGGGTTGCGACGATGACGGATCCGGCCGCGAGGAGAGTGAAGCCGGAGGTGTGCCGGCCCTGGAAGAAGGCCAGGCCCAGTGGCGCGGTGCGCAGCGACTCGCTGGTCACCATGATCAGTGGGATGAGGAACTCGTTCCACGTCCACATGAAGACCAGGACGGTCAGGGTGACGATGGCGGGCCGGGCCGGAGGCACCAGCACCTGCCACAGGATGCGCCAGACCGAGGCGCCGTCGATGCGGGCGGCCTCGACGATGGCGCGGTTGGCGGCGCGGAAGTAGGCCCGCATCCAGAAGGTGCCGAACGCCACCGACAGCGCCACCTGCGGCAGCGCGACCGACCAGAACGTGTCGATCATGCCGAGCGTGCGCAGGTCGAAGTAGAGCGGCACCGCGATGGCCTCGCTCGGCATCATGATCCCGAGCAGGAACAGGTAGAACAGCACGGACTGGCCGCGGAAGCGCATGGTGCCGAACGCGTACCCGCTCATGATCGACAACACGACGCTGACGACCACGACGAACAGCGACACCGCCAGGCTGCTCCGCAGGTAGGTGCCGAACCGCCCGATCTCCCAGGCCGCCCCGAAGTTGCCCACGTGCAGCCCGGCCACACTGAATCCCTGGCCGGCCGGACCTGCGCCGTCGTCGGGACTGAGCGCGGCCAGCACGATCGTCAGGATGGGGAACAGCGCGAACGCGGCGAACGCCGTCAGGATCACGTAGTTGGCCAGTCGCTCACCGCGTGAGATCACGACATGCCCCTGTCGGCGAAGCGGTTGATCACGAACGAGATCGCGAAGATGGCGACGGTCAGGGTGACGCCGATCGCCGCCGCCGAGCCGACCTGGCCGAGCCCGAAGGCCCGATGGTAGATCTCATACGACGGCACCGAGGTCGAGTCACCGGGACCGCCTCGCGTGGTGATGTACACCAGGTCGAACGTCCGCAGCGCGGCGATCACCGTCAGTGTCAGCGCCACCGCGATCTCCCCTCGCACCGAGGGTAGCGTGACCGCGAAGAACTCCCTGAGCGCACTCGCCCCGTCGAGCCGGGCCGCTTCGTACAGCTCCGTCGGGACGCGGCTCATCCCGGCCAGCAGCAGCACGGTCACCAGGCCGGTCTCGAACCACGTGCCGACAACGCCGACCGCGGGCAGCGCGAAGGTGTAGTCGCCCAGCCAGCCCCTCGTGAGCGAGTCGAGCCCGACCGCGCCGAGCAGGTCGTTGAGTGTGCCGTCCGGGGCGTACACGCGCCGCCAGGCGACGGCCACCACGACCATGGCGACCACCTGCGGCAGGAACACCACCGTACGGAAGAAGCCGAGCCCGCGCACCTTCGCGTGGTTGAGTATCGCGGCCAGTGTCAGCCCGATGGCCAGCGGCGCCAGCGCGTAGAACGCCATGAGGACCAGGGCGTGGCCGAACGCGGCCCGCAACCCCTCGTCCGCGACGATCGCGGCGTAGTTGGCCAGTCCCACCCACCGGCCGAGGCTCAGCCCGTCCCAGTCGTACAGTGAAAGGTGCACCGCGCGGCCGATCGGATAGAGCAGGAAGGCCGCGTAGACGAGGAAGGCCGGCAGCACGAAGAGATAGGCGACGCGGCGGGGCTCACCGGGAGGATGGCCGATCATTCGTTGCTTTCCGCGAAGGCCTGGTAATCCTTCTCCAGGGTGGCCAGGAACTCCTGCGGAGTCGACTTCTCGGCCAGCAGGTCCTGCACCGCCGCACCCAGCGTGTCGGCGAAGGTCGGGGTGGCGTAGTCCAGGTAGGGAACCAGGCCGTCCTGCTTGGTGGCGGTGCCGAACGCCGTGAACATGTCCTGCTGCGCGCCGGCCTTCACGCTCTGCCGGTCGGTGTCGGCGATCGGCAGGAGGCCGTTGGCGGTGAGCACCTTCATGGCGTCGGCGTCGGCGATGAAGTCGAGGTACGCGGCCGCCGCGTCGGGATTGGGGCTCTTGGCGGTGATGGCGAACGGCAGGCCCGTGCCGCCGGTCGCGACGGGTGCGGCCGCTTCCGTGGTGCCGGGCGGGAGGATGAAGCCCAGGTCCTTGCCCATGGCCTTCTCCAGGTCGGCGATCAGCCAGGTGCCCCCGATCAGGAAGACCCCTTCGCCCTTGCTGAACGCCTGCCACGCCGGGTCGTAGCCTTGGCCGTTGAAGCCCTTGTTGAAGTAGCCCTTGTCGACCCAGTCCACGAGCTGCCCGGCGGCCCTGGTGTTCTCCGGCGTGTTCCATGAGGCGCCCTTGCGGCCGAAGGCCAGCTTGGTGATCTGATCGGCTGGGACGTGTCGTCCCTGCACGGTGCCGAAGACGTGGATGCCCGGCCACTTGTCGAGGTTGCCCAGCTGTATCGGCACCTCGCCGGCGGCCTTGGCCTTGGCCAGCGCGGCCTGGAACTCCTCCCAGGTCTCCGGCGGCCGCAGGCCGAGCTTGGTCAGCTTGGCGGTGTTGTAGAGGATGCCGACGACCTCGCCGGCCTGGGGCAGGCCGTACAGGTTGCCCTCGCCGAAAACCTTGCCGTCGGCGCTGTAGCTCACGTACTGCAGGACCGACCGGGGATAGCGCTTCTTCCACCCGTACGCGTCGGCGTAGGCGTCCAGCGGGCGGAGGTGGCCGGCCTTGACGAACGCGCCCATCTGGGGCCGGCCGTTGTTGGCCTGCACCACGTCCGGCGGCTCGTTGCCGCTCAGCGCCAGGCGCAGGGTGGTGTTGAGGTCGTCGAAGGAGCGCGACAGGCGTTTGAGTCTGATGTTGGGGTATTTCGCCTCGAACGCGGCGTTGAGCTGCTTCATCTGGGCGTCCTGCCCGCCGCGCACCTCCTGGTCCCAGATGGTGAGGGTCACGTTGCCGAGGGCCGCGGCGTCGGTGCGCACCGCCGAGGCGCCGGGTTGCGCCGGGGACGCCGCGGGCGGAGCCGCGGATCCGGGCGCGCACGCCGAGGCGGCGAGGGCGACGAGACCGGCGGCGATTGCGGCGCGGGTCCGGGCGTGCCGCGGGTTCCGCAGCCAGACCTTTCGCGTCGAGGCGATCATGGTGTTACTCCTTCCGGGCGGGTACGCGGGTCTTGTCCGGGTCCTCGGTGCCGGTGACGGTGCCGCCGGTGACAGTGGCGCCGGTGACAGTGGCGCCGGCGGCCTTGACCGGTGGCTCCTTCGACCTCGGGGAGGCCGTTCCCAGGTCGGCGTACCGGGCGATGGTGGCCGCCGCCCGGTGCACCGCGCCCATCGGCACGGTGGGGACCAGCCTGTCGAGGAAGGTGTAGCGGCGGGCCAGCGAGTCGGCGTAGGCGCCGGCGTGACCGGCGGCCGCCCGCACCCCGTGCCACCAGTCGGCGATGTCCCCCCACCCCGGCGCGGCCAGCGATCCGCCGAACTGCTGTACCGCCAGCGCCGCGCAGACCTCGGCGAACGCGAGCCGGTCGGCCAGCGGCCAGCCGCAGAGGGTGCCGAGCACGATGCCCGCGCCGAAGACGTCCCCCGCACCGGTCGGATCGAGCGCCGTCACCCGAGGGGCGGGGACGAACGCCTCCTCGCCGGTCATGGAGTCGATGGCCATGGCGCCGTTGGCTCCATCGGTGACCACGGCGAGGGGAACCCGGTCGGCGAGCGTGTACAGCGCGTCGCGGGGGGTGTCGGTGCCGGTGTAGGCCATGGCCTCGACCGCGTTGGGCATGAACGCGTGGCAGACCGAGAGCTGGTCCAGCAGTTCCGGCGACCAGGTGCCCGACGGATCCCAGCCCACGTCGGCGAAGAGGAGCGCGCCGTTCTGACGTGCCAGCTCGGCCCAGTTGCACGGGTCGGCTCCGCCGAGCGGCTCCTCGGCGGAGAGCGCCAGGATCACGGCCCTGGATCGCGGCGGGGAGCCGATCATCTCCGACGCCGGCATGGGAGCGGGATGGCCGTGGGTCACCATGCTGCGGTCGCGGTCGACGGCCATCGAGACGGTCACCGGCGAGTGCCAGTGCTCGAAGCGCCGCGATTTGGACAGGTCAACCGATTCCTGCTCCGCGAGCGTGCGCCAGCAGAAGTCGCCGTAGTCGTCGTCGCTGAACGCGGCGGCCAGCGAGGTGCGCAGCCCGAGCCTGCTGGTCGCGATGGCGAGGTTGGCGATCCCGCCCGGGCACGAGCCCATGCCCTCCGCCCACGCCTCGGTACCCGCGGCGGGCATCGCCGCCAGGCCGGTGAAAACGATGTCGAGGAAGACGGTGCCCGCCAGGAAGACATCGAACTGCGGCCCTTCCGCGGTCCGCTGATCGGCGAGGGGGTCGTATGCCTGAACAGACACAGGGATGAGTCCTTCCTCAACAGACAGGTGTGCGTAATTTTGCATGTTTGGGCTGGCATATCAAGGGTTTTATGCACGCGTATGATTAATTCTGCTCGTTTATGCGTAGAGATGACTGATAGGATCCGGCTGTGCTTCAGCGCCTTCGGCATGCAGAGATCATGCGCCGAGTCCGCCTCTCAGGCGCCACCAGTGTCAGCGACCTCGCCGGACAACTCGGGGTGAGCCCGTCGACCATCCGCCGGGATCTCGAGGTGCTCGACCGCGACGGCACACTGAGGCGCGTGCGCGGGGGCGCGTGCGCCAGCGCCGACGCCGACGCCGACCTGCCCTTCGCCGAGGTGGCGGCCCTCGACGAGCAGGACAAGGAGGCCGTGGCCGTCCGCGCCGCGCAGCTCGTGCGCGACGGCGACGTGATCCTGCTCGACATCGGCACCACGACGATGCGCCTGGCCCGCCGGCTTCGCGGCCGCCGCGTCACCGTGATCACCTCCAGCCTCGCCGTGTTCGATGTGCTGCGCAGCGATCCCGCGACCGAACTGCTGCTGCTCGGCGGCCTGGTTCGACGGACCTACCACTCACTGGTCGGCGTGCTGACCGAGGAGGCGCTGCGCCAGGTGTGCGCCGACCGTGTGTTCCTGGGCACCAGCGGCGTCCGGCCGGACGGCCAGCTTGTCGACAGCACGCTCGCCGAGGTACCGGTGAAGCGCGCCATGATCGCGGCGGCGGGGCAGGTGGTGCTGCTGGCCGACCGGCACAAGTTCCCCGGCACCGGTGCCCTGCGGGTGTGCGGCCCCGAGGACGTCGACGTCATCGTCACGAACGAGGGCGCCGACGAGACGACGCTGCGCAACTGCGCGGCAACGGGCGCGGAGGTGCTGATCGCGTGAGCTCCGCCCGCACGGCAAGGGCCGGCGAGGAAACCGGGACGGATATCGGGAAAGGGAGGGGGCCGCGATGAAGCTGGCCGTTCTCGGCGGCGGAGGCTTCCGGGTCCCGCTCGTGTACGGCGCGCTCCTGCGCGACACCGCCAAGCCGCGCGTGGAGGAGGTGGTGCTGTACGACGTGTCGGCGGAGCGGCTCACAGCCATCCGCCACGTGCTGGACCAGCTCGCCGCCGGGTACGACCTTCCGCCCGAGGTACGGACCACCACGGACCTGGACAGCGCACTGCGCGAAGCCGACTTCGTCTTCTCGGCCATCCGCGTGGGCGGCCTGGCGGGACGCACCGCGGACGAGCGGGTCGCGCTGGAGCTGGGCCTCCTCGGCCAGGAGACGACCGGGCCCGGCGGCATCGCCTTCGGCCTGCGCACCGTCCCGGTGGCCGTGCGCGTGGCCGAGCGGGTGGCCGCCCTCGCGCCCCGGGCCTGGGTCATCAACTTCACCAATCCGGCCGGCATGATCACCGAGGCCATGCAGGGCGTGCTCGGCGACCGCGTGGTCGGCATCTGCGACTCACCGCTCGGGCTGATCCGGCGGGCCGCCGCCGCCCTCGGGCTCGATCCGGCGCGCGTGTCGCCGGACTATGTGGGGCTGAACCACCTCGGCTGGCTGCGCGGGCTCACCTACCAGGGCCGCGACATGCTGCCCGGCCTGCTCGCCGACGATACCGCGCTGCACCGGATCGAGGAGGCCCGGATCTTCGGCGGCGACTGGGTGCGGACCCTCGGCGCGCTGCCCAACGAGTACCTCTACTACTACTACTTCACCCGCGAATCCGTCGCCGCGATCATGGGCACCGAACACACCCGCGGCGAGTCCCTGCTCGGGCAGCAGGACCGGTTCTACGCCTCCGTCCGGGAGCGGCCCGAACACGCACTCACCGAGTGGGGCAGGGCACGCAGGGAACGCGACGCGACGTACATGGCCGAGACCCGCGACACCACCGAGGCAGGCGAACGCGACGCCGCCGATCTGGAGGCGGGCGGGTACGAGGGCGTCGCACTCGCCCTCATGGCCGCCCTCGCCCGCGGGGAGTCCACCACCATGATCCTCAATGTCCGCAACGGCACCGCGGTGCCCGGCCTGCCCGCGGAGGCGGTCGTCGAGATCCCCTGCGCGGTGGACGGCTCCGGAATCCGGCCGCTGGCCACCCGCCCGCTCCCCGGCCGTTTCCTCGGCCTCGTGGAGCAGGTCAAAGCGGTCGAACAGACGACCATCG from Streptosporangium sp. NBC_01756 includes the following:
- a CDS encoding carbohydrate ABC transporter permease is translated as MIGHPPGEPRRVAYLFVLPAFLVYAAFLLYPIGRAVHLSLYDWDGLSLGRWVGLANYAAIVADEGLRAAFGHALVLMAFYALAPLAIGLTLAAILNHAKVRGLGFFRTVVFLPQVVAMVVVAVAWRRVYAPDGTLNDLLGAVGLDSLTRGWLGDYTFALPAVGVVGTWFETGLVTVLLLAGMSRVPTELYEAARLDGASALREFFAVTLPSVRGEIAVALTLTVIAALRTFDLVYITTRGGPGDSTSVPSYEIYHRAFGLGQVGSAAAIGVTLTVAIFAISFVINRFADRGMS
- a CDS encoding sugar-binding protein, encoding MRTPLTLLLASVLALVPTALPASAEKAPADLDVLFVGAHPDDEAFSLSTLGQWNEDHDVTTGVVTVTRGEGGGNAVGPEEGPALGLLREAEERTAVAKAGVRDVFNLDDVDFYYTVSAPLTDQVWGGDTLGKVVRIVRQTRPEVLLTMDPAPSPGNHGNHQQAARLAVQAFYAAADPKAFPEQITREGLRPFAPARLLLGGARGASQNGPDCASTFRPGNPAQNVYGVWSGRASRSQGRTWGAIERDAQRAYASQGWAVFPDVPSDPAQLGCDFFTQADSRVPFPEPGTAAAAAPTAILDGALVGAAGAVPLGTLLDLRPSTFDVRPGTPFTVEVTATAPSREPLGRSAAALRVPEGWQVSGAGELGSPAPGRTGSATFTVTPPRSAVPGDRARVAATLTTERGRGYTDRQVEVSPAVRGTQQLLPQVGQYEKWAAELDVPQLRGLVPPVLTLPSGGSRRVDVVVTNVSDTTQSGTVRLDLPAGFTADRAESDYRGLAAGASTTVPFTVDNSDASLKTSNEGGDHTYTITTTSADGSSVSRPALELVPATSIPQAASAPAVDGAEGAGEYTGPSLDISRLWEGAACLSAADCSGTAKITWQDDTLFLLVQVKDDVAGTRLPASDCKRHWRTDSVEVTFDPRGTSENTSTTFKAAVLPVTAEGAPCFERDADNRQGPGAETAPGTRVASKVFPGGYAVELAVPMEVLPGAVDPEHLGMNILVYDSDTQDKTGQTRIGWSTWGGVQGDPYRWGVATLPGYRPPAGRPTTPPDPVIPDTGLSSLDSPQSLEQAVRLRLPLAGGPAAKASQRGSVTSAAGDRDVVKVTLHAKGAGRAHLHVRDDRGTAGSRVVTVSGSGTMTVRVPLTRATGAHPRVVAGWEAAAGGTLASQARVR
- a CDS encoding PD-(D/E)XK nuclease family protein, coding for MTLRSELVGNPDIVRLSASMLDRRESDCGDFAAAKARPDVRPQVFERRRFAPWESFPLGLVMQVLDAVEFDGAEVDEAVGQAVEGNRDPVHPGAARWILHACRTYLETAESLAAEGGDLRPERHPRIVQRSGSPAEMRALTAWGRWYGSPDGTVVEFRRLRLRRPLGRAADPATLAMAYVAAAGDRAVGGTQDLYRSVPVPVREPAADPARVRVVEVGLTDGAAAVLVDTAPEDVRRAYLTSARPVATGLLAGGHRSPGGDCADCKLRASCGTLPRTPGLLGLPDRGTHRRTWSITTARQYQICPAQAHMRDLRLPADDSESAAVRRGLVVHRWLEITHGRPGAGPCTPEGLPDPETGDLAWAGPAVSRDDYRQAWPYLLQHLRVCPLAGGGVTHVTPEPRVAAYDSDADVLVVANPDLIRRVDGRLVYREQKTSAVHRGITAENALDLVPQLALAVCLIADGAFGDTGGLVELEQLTPVSGDVVTFDAGDPEVLATARAVVSDRARAWHRDVAFRPAPGPWCRVCPMTRWCPDAADTGDGATLVLDGLVIDPSTGEILRASGRVGSRAEAVAEAIAAPSPEDEPAF
- a CDS encoding carbohydrate ABC transporter permease encodes the protein MISRGERLANYVILTAFAAFALFPILTIVLAALSPDDGAGPAGQGFSVAGLHVGNFGAAWEIGRFGTYLRSSLAVSLFVVVVSVVLSIMSGYAFGTMRFRGQSVLFYLFLLGIMMPSEAIAVPLYFDLRTLGMIDTFWSVALPQVALSVAFGTFWMRAYFRAANRAIVEAARIDGASVWRILWQVLVPPARPAIVTLTVLVFMWTWNEFLIPLIMVTSESLRTAPLGLAFFQGRHTSGFTLLAAGSVIVATPVVIFYLFLQRHFIRGLLQGAVRE
- the pgi gene encoding glucose-6-phosphate isomerase, which produces MNGDITQSREWAALAANHDAVAGRHLRELFAEDPGRAERMSLTAGDLFLDYSKHRATAETVELLVALAERAGLRERIDAMFAGEHINVSEDRAVLHVALRMPADAKLVVDGQDVVGDVHAVLDKMGEFSTRVRSGEWKGQTGQAIKTVVNIGIGGSDLGPAMAYEALRDFADAGVTARFVANIDPADIMGTLKDLDPATTLVIVSSKTFTTLETLTNAKVARAWLVDALGEEAVAKHFVAVSTNAEKVAEFGIDTANMFGFWDWVGGRYSYDGAIGLSLMIAIGPERFHEMLDGFHTVDEHFRTAPFAANMPVLMGLLGIWYTDFFDAQTRAVLPYSQRLHRFPAYLQQLAMESNGKSVRADGSPVTTQTGEIFWGEPGTNGQHAFYQLLHQGTRLVPADFLGFAEPHEDVEGMQDLLIANLLAQTSALAFGKTAEEIAAEGTPESVVPHKVMPGNRPTSTILAPRLTPSSLGQLVALYEHIVFVEGTIWGVDSFDQWGVELGKKMAMDLAPALTSERPPDSAPDESTAALVRRYRELRGRAV